Proteins from a genomic interval of Syngnathus typhle isolate RoL2023-S1 ecotype Sweden linkage group LG15, RoL_Styp_1.0, whole genome shotgun sequence:
- the arr3a gene encoding arrestin 3a, retinal (X-arrestin) translates to MAKVFKKTSGNGGLTLYLGKRDYVDHINNVERLDGVVKLDPTNFGDRKVFVQLACAFRYGSDDLDVMGLCFRKDIWIHIEQLYPDDHKPALSEMHETLLKKAGNDARPFSFDIPTNLPCSVSLQPGPDDNGKACGVDFEVKAFLANDKCNPDEKIEKKDTARLVVRKIQFAPSEVGAGPRAEICKSFMMSDKPVHLEISLEKDLYFHGETIPIKFKINNESNKTVKKIQISVDQTTDIVLYSADKYTKCVFSKEFGETVEAGGTLENTLTIVPLLAENKEKRGLALDGRLKDEDTNLASTTMLRQGIDKEVLGILVSYKLKVNLMVAGGGLLGGLTSSDVTAEVPLMLMHPKPEE, encoded by the exons ATGGCAAA AGTTTTCAAGAAGACGAGCGGCAACGGCGGCCTCACGCTCTACCTGGGAAAGCGAGACTACGTGGACCACATCAACAACGTGGAAAGACTCG ATGGGGTCGTCAAATTGGACCCAACAAACTTTGGAGACAGAAAAG TGTTTGTGCAGCTGGCGTGCGCCTTCCGCTACGGCAGCGATGACCTGGACGTGATGGGCTTGTGCTTTCGCAAGGACATCTGGATCCACATCGAGCAGCTCTACCCAGACGACCACAAGCCGGCGCTCTCCGAAATGCACGAAACGCTCCTCAAGAAGGCCGGCAACGACGCCCGCCCCTTCAGCTTTGAT ATTCCCACCAACCTTCCGTGTTCCGTGTCGCTGCAACCGGGCCCTGACGACAATGGGAAG GCTTGCGGCGTGGACTTTGAGGTCAAGGCCTTCCTGGCCAACGATAAGTGCAACCCAGATGAGAAGATCGAGAAGAA GGACACGGCGCGTCTCGTCGTCCGCAAAATCCAGTTCGCGCCATCTGAGGTGGGCGCCGGGCCCAGGGCGGAGATCTGCAAGAGCTTCATGATGTCGGACAAGCCCGTGCACCTTGAGATTTCCCTGGAAAAGGAC CTCTACTTCCATGGCGAGACCATCCCCATCAAGTTTAAGATCAACAATGAGAGCAACAAAACTGTCAAGAAAATTCAGATCTCAG TGGACCAGACCACTGACATCGTCCTCTACTCCGCCGACAAGTACACCAAGTGCGTCTTCTCCAAGGAGTTCGG CGAGACGGTGGAGGCAGGCGGCACCTTGGAGAACACGCTGACCATCGTGCCGCTGCTGGCAGAGAACAAGGAGAAGCGAGGCTTGGCGCTGGATGGCCGCCTCAAGGACGAGGACACCAACCTGGCCTCCACCACCAT GTTGCGACAGGGTATTGACAAGGAGGTGCTGGGAATTCTGGTGTCCTACAAGCTCAAAGTCAACCTGATGGTGGCTGGAGGAGG CCTGCTGGGAGGACTCACTTCCAG CGACGTGACCGCCGAGGTGCCGCTGATGCTCATGCACCCCAAACCTGAAG AGTAA
- the LOC133167912 gene encoding proto-oncogene DBL-like: MAESKPQRGFPRLRRAATSFPGNLHLVLVLHPSTLLSSTPSPSSSTDLGFRFSQDDFLFKMPVVMLRSVGDLLRYIDDNRLTSEACGGAERRQSDWIVLRSAIETFAVTVKEVAHLLQGFGSEVSDSELPDEANAIDFLLRSHTQRYRHMKEDIVGVLKEGRILLDNLETLQASKNDSAEDREDIQSDLDTVQRLLSQLRDMEEAFDGFFEKHHLKMQQYHQLLLYERNFQQMEEELEKMSAEEKAIPAVGHTLLHTEQLIKDLHALEQRAQEVMSRAQVLTLQGHQLAACHHYALALIMQRCNELRHHCDVISGGLRGKRATLTRARDLLVRLDHALRWCDEGAYLLASQTAERFQSREGAQEALRYLSCHQERAPDVADHKRDVLSLEFEAILTPQLQCQISMVADKLSSVRTMIQNRERYLRKMTDVRVIPIQPVAPRPEVEATVQQGAKAPPFSPKHSVDFNLLNARFSFDLLPGKRTSRRSGDQRKIEVMHDYQGNRSSLYGSAPTSDSEAEEGVEQVTSHIMKELISTEKIYVEQLLAVLLGYRAEMEDPSVCHLLPPPLRGHQDVLFGNMPEIYQFHSRTFLQDLQRCLSTPEQVGQCFLRRKAKFQMYEHYCQNKPRSESLWKECCDSAFFQECQKKLEHKLPLDSYLLKPIQRLTKYQLILKELLKHCTEPQYRSQLQEALDCMLDLLKSVNDSMHQTAIIGYQGELGLLGRVVLQGSFSVWSSHKRAAARMRELARFKGAQRHVFLYERALVCCKRRDDRQGSPVYSFKSCLGMNSVSVTETVKGDPKKFEVCHRGSQEVYILQAPSVEVKVAWLTEIQKLISQLHKDSLISDSSSASSPAHPNRWEDSVNTSHAHSDPLGFSSRRAWSASAHSAAICDGLEDWGATDGSDMSDSEEEVNAGEEDRPPTLVAGRYRVLVASTVSSHDDIIFTCGDVIQLLRRDENGMWLVRNESRAEEGLVLPSDLHRILGETC, translated from the exons ATGGCTGAATCCAAGCCGCAGCGGGGCTTCCCGCGTCTCCGCCGCGCCGCG ACATCATTTCCTGGCAACCTGCATTTGGTGTTGGTCCTCCACCCCTCTACCTTGCTAAGCTCCACCCCCAGCCCATCCTCCAGCACCGACCTGGGCTTCCGCTTCAGCCAGGATGACTTCCTGTTCAAGATGCCG GTGGTGATGCTGCGTTCGGTGGGCGACCTGCTTCGCTACATCGACGACAACCGCCTGACCTCGGAGGCGTGCGGCGGAGCCGAGCGCCGTCAAAGCGACTGGATCGTTCTGCGCTCG GCCATCGAGACGTTCGCCGTGACGGTAAAGGAGGTGGCTCACCTTCTGCAAGGCTTCGGCTCCGAGGTGTCGGACAGCGAACTTCCGGACGAGGCCAACGCCATCGACTTCCTGCTCCGCTCGCACACGCAGCGCTACCGACACATGAAG GAGGACATTGTCGGGGTGCTGAAGGAAGGACGCATCCTGCTGGACAATCTGGAGACGCTGCAAGCCTCCAAGAATGATTCGGCAGAAGACCGCGAAGATATCCAGTCAGACTTGGACACGGTTCAAAG GCTGCTGTCTCAGCTGCGCGACATGGAGGAGGCCTTTGATGGCTTCTTTGAGAAACATCACCTGAAGATGCAACAGTACCATCAGCTACTGCTTTATGAGCGCAACTTCCAGCAG atggaggaggagctggagaagaTGTCGGCCGAGGAGAAGGCCATCCCCGCCGTGGGCCACACGTTGCTGCACACTGAGCAACTCATCAAAGATCTGCACGCTCTGGAGCAACGCGCACAG GAGGTGATGTCCCGCGCTCAGGTCCTGACGTTACAGGGCCACCAGCTGGCCGCTTGCCATCATTACGCGCTGGCCCTCATCATGCAGCGCTGCAATGAGTTGCGTCatcactgtgatgtcatcagcgGGGGCCTCCGCGGCAAACGCGCAACGCTCACACGAGCGAGAGACTTGCTCGTACGGCTGGAccat GCTCTGCGCTGGTGTGACGAGGGCGCGTACCTGCTGGCCAGTCAGACGGCGGAGCGCTTCCAGAGCCGCGAGGGGGCTCAGGAAGCCCTGCGGTACCTCAGCTGCCACCAAGAGAGGGCGCCAGACGTGGCAGACCACAAAAGAGACGTCCTCAGTTTGGAGTTTGAGGCCATTCTCACGCCTCAGCTGCAG TGTCAGATCTCCATGGTGGCGGACAAGCTGTCATCAGTGCGGACCATGATCCAAAACCGGGAGCGGTATCTTCGTAAAATGACCGACGTGAGGGTCATACCCATCCAGCCGGTGGCGCCACGTCCTGAAGTGGAAGCGACGGTGCAGCAAGGAGCCAAGGCACCGCCCTTCTCGCCCAAACACA GTGTGGACTTCAACCTTCTCAACGCCAGGTTCTCCTTTGATCTTCTTCCTGGAAAGAGGACCTCCAGGCGGAGCGGTGACCAACGAAAG ATCGAAGTGATGCACGACTACCAAGGGAACCGCAGCTCTCTGTACGGCTCCGCCCCCACCAGCGACTCTGAGGCGGAAGAAGGGGTGGAGCAAGTGACAAG CCACATCATGAAGGAGCTCATCTCCACCGAGAAGATTTACGTGGAGCAGCTCCTGGCCGTTCTTCTG GGCTACCGAGCCGAGATGGAGGACCCGTCCGTGTGTCATCTTCTGCCACCGCCTCTCCGTGGTCACCAGGACGTCCTTTTTGGAAACATGCCAGAAATCTACCAATTTCACAGCAG AACCTTCCTGCAGGACCTCCAGCGCTGCCTGAGCACTCCGGAGCAGGTCGGCCAGTGTTTCCTGCGGCGG AAGGCGAAGTTCCAGATGTACGAGCATTACTGCCAGAACAAGCCACGCTCCGAGTCGCTATGGAAAGAGTGCTGTGACTCCGCCTTcttccag GAGTGCCAGAAGAAGCTGGAGCACAAGCTGCCTCTGGACTCGTACCTCCTGAAACCCATCCAGCGTCTCACCAAGTACCAGCTGATCCTGAAG GAGCTTCTCAAACACTGCACAGAGCCGCAGTACCGCTCGCAACTGCAGGAGGCGCTGGACTGCATGCTCGACCTGCTCAAGTCCGTCAACGACTCCATGCACCAGACCGCCATCATCGGATACCAG GGTGAGTTGGGCCTCCTGGGCCGCGTGGTTCTGCAGGGCAGCTTCAGCGTGTGGAGCAGCCACAAGAGGGCGGCGGCCCGCATGCGGGAGCTGGCCCGCTTCAAAGGTGCCCAGCGCCACGTCTTCCTCTACGAGCGAGCGCTGGTGTGCTGCAAGCGCCGCGACGACCGCCAAGGCTCGCCCGTCTACAGCTTCAAGTCCTGCCTCGGT ATGAATTCAGTGAGCGTGACAGAAACGGTGAAAGGAGACCCCAAGAAGTTTGAAGTCTGCCACAGAGGAAGCCAGGAAGTCTACATCCTGCAG GCTCCCAGCGTGGAGGTGAAGGTCGCCTGGCTCACAGAGATCCAAAAGCTCATCAGTCAACTGCACAAAG ACAGCCTCATCTCGGACAG CTCTTCCGCCTCCAGCCCCGCCCACCCCAACAGATGGGAGGACTCTGTGAACACCAGCCACGCCCATTCGGACCCTCTGGGATTCTCGTCCCGACGCG CCTGGTCAGCATCTGCACACTCGGCGGCCATCTGCGACGGCTTGGAGGACTGGGGCGCCACGGACGGCTCAGACATGTCCGATTCAGAAGAAGAGGTCAACGCAGGGGAAGAGGATCGACCCCCGACGCTA GTAGCGGGTCGCTATCGAGTCCTGGTGGCCAGCACCGTGTCGAGCCACGATGACATCATCTTCACGTGCGGCGATGTCATCCAGCTGCTACGCCGCGATGAAAATGGAATGTG GTTGGTGAGGAACGAGAGTCGCGCCGAAGAGGGGCTTGTCCTGCCCTCAGACCTGCATAGGATTCTGGGAGAGACGTGTTGA
- the f9b gene encoding coagulation factor IXb, producing the protein MCLRLYFEQNRLKMASVRLVLLLLTFGVRAATNDDVDGNAREVRIERRAASEVLKRQRRFNTLFEELKAGNLERECWEETCDYEEAREYFEDDTKTMEFMAKYSDGDQCKPPPCQNGGSCHDGIKSYVCWCNPSFTGKNCEIEVSKQCSINNGGCSHFCSMNSNSVRCHCASGYKLDDDLVTCEPTGEFSCGRTGSAPTPRSANWTDGAEPDDDIIPDEWVDYEYEDEPERGDNASTVSQLRRRSVRGAGEPSSSPLLWQSFFPTLPTITASENNDQRIVGGNEAKAGDFPWQAALISHSERLMDPKAKPFCGGSLLSELWVITAAHCVLEARVREITFFVRLGEHDMDKHEGPERDHEVAEEHVHRLYNFNKSPFNHDVALLKLAVAVELSPQRRPVCLGPKDFTETLQEEAPVSVVSGWGQVIFRGAKSSVLRRVDVPLVNRAVCKASSKYNITPFMFCAGFRDRKEDACKGDSGGPHVTLHQSVWFLTGIVSWGEECAASGKYGIYTHVSRYYAWISKTIGIHTNS; encoded by the exons ATGTGTTTGCGCTtgtactttgagcaaaacagatTGAAGATGGCCTCCGTGCGTTTGGTGCTGTTGCTGCTAACGTTTGGAGTCCGGGCCGCCACCAATGACGATGTGGATGGAAACGCGC GCGAGGTACGGATAGAGCGGCGGGCGGCGTCTGAGGTGCTGAAACGCCAACGGCGCTTCAACACCCTTTTCGAGGAGTTGAAGGCTGGCAATCTGGAGCGGGAATGCTGGGAGGAAACGTGTGACTACGAGGAGGCCCGCGAGTACTTTGAGGACGATACCAAAACG ATGGAATTCATGGCCAAATACAGCG ACGGCGACCAGTGCAAGCCACCTCCTTGCCAAAATGGCGGTAGCTGTCACGATGGCATCAAATCGTACGTGTGCTGGTGCAACCCGAGCTTTACTGGAAAGAACTGCGAGATTG AGGTCTCCAAGCAGTGTTCGATCAACAATGGCGGCTGCTCTCACTTCTGCTCCATGAACTCAAACAGCGTGCGCTGCCACTGTGCATCGGGATACAAACTAGACGATGACCTCGTGACTTGCGAGCCCACAG GCGAGTTCAGCTGCGGCAGGACGGGGTCGGCCCCCACACCGCGTTCGGCCAACTGGACAGACGGAGCCGAGCCAGACGATGACATCATCCCGGACGAGTGGGTGGACTATGAATATGAGGACGAGCCGGAGCGTGGCGACAACGCCTCCACGGTCTCTCAGCTCAGGAGGCGCTCGGTCAGGGGAGCCGGCGAGCCGTCGTCATCGCCGCTGCTGTGGCAATCCTTCTTCCCCACGCTGCCTACCATCACGGCCAGTGAGAACAACGACCAGAGGATCGTGGGCGGCAACGAGGCCAAAGCGGGTGACTTTCCCTGGCAG GCGGCGCTGATCTCGCACTCGGAGAGGTTGATGGACCCCAAGGCGAAACCCTTCTGCGGCGGCTCGCTGCTCAGCGAGCTTTGGGTGATCACAGCGGCACACTGCGTGTTGGAGGCCCGCGTGAGGGAAATCACCTTCTTCGTGCGATTAG GCGAACACGACATGGACAAGCACGAGGGTCCGGAGAGGGACCACGAAGTGGCTGAGGAGCACGTGCACAGATTATACAATTTCAACAAGTCACCCTTTAACCATGACGTGGCGCTGCTCAAGTTGGCCGTGGCGGTGGAGTTGTCGCCGCAGCGTCGGCCCGTCTGCCTGGGGCCCAAAGACTTCACGGAGACCCTCCAGGAGGAGGCGCCCGTCTCTGTGGTGAGCGGCTGGGGCCAAGTTATTTTCAGGGGGGCCAAGTCGTCGGTGCTGCGCCGGGTGGACGTTCCCTTGGTGAATCGCGCCGTCTGCAAGGCCAGCAGCAAGTACAACATCACCCCCTTCATGTTCTGCGCCGGCTTCCGCGACCGTAAGGAGGATGCCTGCAAGGGGGACAGCGGGGGGCCGCACGTCACTCTCCACCAGAGTGTCTGGTTCCTCACCGGCATAGTCAGCTGGGGCGAGGAATGCGCCGCGTCCGGCAAGTATGGCATTTACACACACGTCTCGCGCTACTACGCCTGGATCAGCAAAACCATCGGCATCCACACCAACTCATGA
- the LOC133167962 gene encoding fibroblast growth factor 13-like isoform X1 → MSYNDRPTGAGGPNGSGAQERIERSQLPRLADGKLPNTTNARSAEAPELRWRSMTFPLRRSTSEPQLKGIVTRLSSRQGFQLQLQPDGTIDGTKEEDAAYAVFNLIPVGLRVVAIQGVQTKQYLAMNSEGFLYTSEHFTPECKFKESVFENYYVTYSSMMYRQQASGRAWYLGLDKEGAIMKGNHVKKNKAAAHFIPKPLKVAMYREPSLHDLTELSRSSSGTPTKSRSASALLNGGKSPSNNDLS, encoded by the exons ATGTCCTATAACGATCGGCCGACTGGGGCGGGCGGGCCTAATGGATCCGGAGCCCAGGAGAGAATCGAGCGCTCGCAACTTCCGCGACTGGCCGACGGGAAGTTGCCAAATACCACAAATGCCAGGAGCGCAGAGGCTCCGGAGCTCCGCTGGCGCAGCATGACCTTCCCTCTTCGCAGATCCACCTCAG AGCCGCAGCTGAAAGGCATCGTGACGCGGCTGTCAAGTCGGCAGGGCTTCCAGCTGCAGCTTCAGCCCGATGGCACCATCGATGGAACCAAAGAAGAAGACGCCGCCTACG cCGTGTTCAATCTGATCCCCGTGGGACTTCGTGTGGTCGCCATCCAAGGCGTCCAAACCAAACAGTACCTGGCCATGAACAGCGAGGGCTTCCTCTACACTTCC GAACACTTCACGCCCGAGTGCAAGTTCAAGGAGTCAGTGTTCGAGAACTACTACGTGACCTACTCGTCCATGATGTACCGCCAGCAGGCGTCGGGCCGAGCCTGGTACTTGGGACTCGACAAGGAGGGCGCCATCATGAAAGGCAACCACGTCAAGAAGAACAAGGCCGCCGCCCACTTCATTCCCAAACCGCTTAAAg TGGCCATGTACAGAGAGCCGTCCCTTCACGACCTGACCGAGCTGTCGCGTTCAAGCAGCGGCACAccgactaaaagtcgctccgctTCGGCTCTACTCAATGGAGGGAAGTCGCCTAGCAACAACGATCTGTCCTAG
- the LOC133167962 gene encoding fibroblast growth factor 13-like isoform X2 yields MSRAAAIASSLMRQKRQAREREKTSACRAGEANDSAGSKLNVFARVNLFGARKKRKRRRPPEPQLKGIVTRLSSRQGFQLQLQPDGTIDGTKEEDAAYAVFNLIPVGLRVVAIQGVQTKQYLAMNSEGFLYTSEHFTPECKFKESVFENYYVTYSSMMYRQQASGRAWYLGLDKEGAIMKGNHVKKNKAAAHFIPKPLKVAMYREPSLHDLTELSRSSSGTPTKSRSASALLNGGKSPSNNDLS; encoded by the exons ATGTCGCGCGCGGCGGCCATCGCCAGCTCGCTGATGCGCCAGAAGCGGCAAGCGCGGGAACGTGAGAAGACTAGCGCGTGCCGCGCAGGCGAGGCCAACGACAGCGCTGGCAGCAAATTGAACGTGTTCGCGCGCGTCAACTTGTTTGGCGCCcgcaagaagaggaagaggaggaggccgCCAG AGCCGCAGCTGAAAGGCATCGTGACGCGGCTGTCAAGTCGGCAGGGCTTCCAGCTGCAGCTTCAGCCCGATGGCACCATCGATGGAACCAAAGAAGAAGACGCCGCCTACG cCGTGTTCAATCTGATCCCCGTGGGACTTCGTGTGGTCGCCATCCAAGGCGTCCAAACCAAACAGTACCTGGCCATGAACAGCGAGGGCTTCCTCTACACTTCC GAACACTTCACGCCCGAGTGCAAGTTCAAGGAGTCAGTGTTCGAGAACTACTACGTGACCTACTCGTCCATGATGTACCGCCAGCAGGCGTCGGGCCGAGCCTGGTACTTGGGACTCGACAAGGAGGGCGCCATCATGAAAGGCAACCACGTCAAGAAGAACAAGGCCGCCGCCCACTTCATTCCCAAACCGCTTAAAg TGGCCATGTACAGAGAGCCGTCCCTTCACGACCTGACCGAGCTGTCGCGTTCAAGCAGCGGCACAccgactaaaagtcgctccgctTCGGCTCTACTCAATGGAGGGAAGTCGCCTAGCAACAACGATCTGTCCTAG